One genomic segment of Amycolatopsis granulosa includes these proteins:
- a CDS encoding type 1 glutamine amidotransferase codes for MGESVLRIGLVLPDVLGTYGDSGNATVLRQRLRWRGMPAEVLEIGYGQPVPDSLDAYLLGGGEDEAQALACDYLRAHPGLCRAAARGSVVFGVCAGLQILGTSFVTGDGRRHDGLGLLDATTTPGRRRAVGEVVVDTAGGVGVGPLTGFENHLGITAVGPGSVPLGQVSAGAGNGDGGDGAVTGQVLATYLHGPVLARNPALADLLIGWMTGAPPAALPMPEVDELRRERLRAARGGTRR; via the coding sequence ATGGGTGAATCGGTGCTGCGGATCGGGCTCGTCCTGCCGGACGTGCTGGGGACCTACGGCGACTCGGGCAACGCCACCGTGCTGCGGCAGCGGCTGCGGTGGCGCGGGATGCCCGCGGAGGTGCTCGAGATCGGCTACGGGCAGCCGGTGCCGGACAGCCTCGACGCCTACCTGCTCGGCGGTGGCGAGGACGAGGCGCAGGCGCTGGCCTGCGACTACCTGCGTGCGCACCCGGGACTGTGCCGGGCGGCCGCGCGGGGGTCGGTCGTGTTCGGCGTGTGCGCCGGGCTGCAGATCCTCGGCACCTCGTTCGTCACCGGGGACGGCCGCCGTCACGACGGGCTCGGCCTGCTCGACGCGACCACCACGCCGGGCCGGCGGCGCGCGGTCGGCGAGGTGGTGGTGGACACCGCGGGCGGGGTCGGCGTCGGCCCGCTGACCGGGTTCGAGAACCACCTGGGGATCACCGCGGTCGGCCCGGGCAGCGTGCCGCTCGGTCAGGTGAGCGCCGGTGCCGGGAACGGTGACGGCGGGGACGGCGCGGTCACCGGCCAGGTGCTGGCGACCTACCTGCACGGCCCGGTCCTGGCGCGCAACCCCGCCCTGGCCGACCTGCTGATCGGCTGGATGACCGGCGCCCCGCCGGCCGCGCTGCCGATGCCGGAGGTGGACGAGCTGCGCCGCGAGCGGTTACGGGCCGCGCGCGGCGGGACCCGGCGGTGA
- a CDS encoding sensor histidine kinase produces MTAVLARLGVRTRTTLVAVTAVAAAIVVAGVVVVLLLGWSLDKSTTEDARSAGLQVVHEIAREGARDLTGTDVAGSGDSASVLQVLGAQGQVVAADPALGGQPPLTPVRPAPGHEVVETVALTVNGASADYRLVSTGVAGPGGPYTVVSARSLAPVTEALTRLSLLFAAAALPMLGISALTVYRAVGSALGPVERMRRTVSEITTRDLERRVDVPPGRDEVHRLAVTLNSMLDRLASAQGAQRRFVSDASHELRSPVNTISTALEVAEHHPEAMSGDELVGVVARETSRLRELVDDLLLLARTDDTTDNPHHGEVDLDDLARTEAERARSTVGLRVEIRTEPVKVTGNAAQLRRAIRNLVDNAREHAASRITVRTGSDGAAALVEVGDDGPGVPAEDRERIFQRFVRRDDSRHHNTSGTGGSAGLGLAIVAGIAARHGGTAECGDSGDPACPGARFRIRLPLREEP; encoded by the coding sequence ATGACGGCTGTGCTGGCCCGCCTGGGTGTGCGCACCCGGACGACGCTGGTGGCGGTCACCGCGGTGGCCGCCGCGATCGTGGTCGCGGGTGTCGTCGTGGTGCTGCTGCTCGGCTGGTCGCTGGACAAGTCCACCACCGAGGACGCGCGCAGCGCCGGCCTCCAGGTGGTGCACGAGATCGCCCGGGAGGGCGCCCGGGACCTGACCGGCACCGACGTCGCCGGCAGCGGTGACTCCGCCTCCGTGCTCCAGGTGCTCGGCGCGCAGGGGCAGGTGGTGGCGGCCGACCCGGCGCTGGGCGGGCAGCCGCCGCTGACGCCGGTGCGGCCGGCTCCCGGCCACGAGGTGGTGGAGACCGTCGCGCTGACGGTGAACGGCGCGAGCGCGGACTACCGGCTGGTGTCGACCGGCGTCGCGGGCCCCGGCGGTCCGTACACCGTCGTGTCGGCACGCTCGCTGGCTCCGGTGACCGAGGCGCTCACCCGCCTGTCGCTGCTGTTCGCCGCCGCGGCGCTGCCGATGCTCGGCATCTCCGCGCTGACCGTGTACCGCGCGGTCGGATCGGCGCTGGGGCCGGTGGAACGGATGCGCCGCACGGTCTCCGAGATCACCACCCGCGATCTGGAGCGCCGGGTGGACGTGCCGCCCGGCCGGGACGAGGTGCACCGGCTGGCGGTGACGCTGAACTCGATGCTGGACCGGCTGGCCTCCGCGCAGGGCGCGCAGCGGCGATTCGTCTCCGACGCCAGCCACGAGCTGCGCTCCCCGGTCAACACCATCTCCACCGCGCTGGAGGTGGCCGAGCACCACCCGGAGGCGATGAGCGGGGACGAGCTGGTCGGCGTGGTGGCGCGGGAGACGAGCCGGCTGCGCGAGCTGGTCGACGACCTGCTGCTGCTGGCCCGCACCGACGACACGACCGACAACCCGCACCACGGCGAGGTGGACCTGGACGACCTGGCGCGGACCGAGGCGGAGCGGGCCCGGTCGACGGTCGGGCTGCGGGTGGAGATCCGGACCGAGCCGGTGAAGGTGACCGGCAACGCCGCGCAGCTGCGGCGCGCGATCCGCAACCTGGTGGACAACGCGCGTGAGCACGCCGCGAGCCGGATCACCGTGCGCACCGGCAGCGACGGGGCCGCCGCGCTGGTCGAGGTCGGCGACGACGGCCCCGGCGTGCCGGCGGAGGACCGGGAACGGATTTTCCAGCGGTTCGTGCGGCGGGACGACTCGCGGCACCACAACACGTCCGGGACCGGTGGGTCGGCCGGGCTGGGACTGGCGATCGTGGCGGGCATCGCGGCCCGGCACGGCGGTACCGCCGAATGCGGGGACAGCGGTGATCCGGCCTGCCCCGGCGCGCGGTTCCGCATCCGGCTGCCGTTGCGGGAGGAGCCCTGA
- a CDS encoding response regulator transcription factor: MRVLVVEDEQVFAETLRKGLTAEGFAVEVAHTGPDGLWLAREQQFDVVVLDLMLPGLSGYEVLKRLRQSENWTPVLVLTAKDGEYDEADAFDLGADDYLTKPFSYVVLLARLRALLRRGAPERPAVLTLADLRLDPAARTVHRGDREIELTAREFGLLEFLLRRRGEALSKREILTHVWDAHYDGDENIVEVYVGYLRRKIGPDLIQTLRGVGYRLSAP; encoded by the coding sequence ATGCGTGTGCTGGTCGTGGAGGACGAGCAGGTGTTCGCCGAAACCCTGCGCAAGGGACTGACCGCGGAGGGTTTCGCGGTCGAGGTCGCGCACACGGGCCCGGACGGCCTGTGGCTGGCGCGGGAGCAGCAGTTCGACGTCGTCGTGCTCGATCTGATGCTGCCCGGCCTGTCCGGGTACGAGGTGCTCAAGCGGCTGCGGCAGAGCGAGAACTGGACGCCGGTGCTGGTGCTGACCGCGAAGGACGGTGAGTACGACGAGGCGGACGCGTTCGACCTGGGCGCCGACGACTACCTCACGAAGCCGTTCTCCTACGTGGTGCTGCTCGCCCGGTTGCGGGCGCTGCTGCGGCGGGGAGCGCCGGAGCGGCCCGCCGTGCTCACCCTGGCGGATCTGCGGCTGGACCCGGCGGCGCGGACGGTGCACCGCGGCGACCGCGAGATCGAGCTGACCGCGCGCGAGTTCGGTCTGCTGGAGTTCCTGCTGCGACGGCGCGGCGAGGCGCTGAGCAAGCGGGAGATCCTCACCCACGTGTGGGACGCCCACTACGACGGTGACGAGAACATCGTCGAGGTCTACGTCGGCTACCTGCGGCGCAAGATCGGCCCGGACCTGATCCAGACCCTGCGCGGGGTGGGATACCGCTTGTCGGCGCCCTGA
- a CDS encoding alpha/beta hydrolase: MNGFAADVTVPADVARYCRATGPFESPLIWLGFGAAAVVLLVVALRWRHRRRIRRRARVAAALCLLVAALTGVNGYVGYVRDRHDFAMLLERADGPAAALGRLVDDGGDPHVRRADRRTPAGPDAPRLDSFDLADPADGIPSGRIYVLLPPGYADSTRSYPVVYLLHGYPFGSSQDWLTAGDAPGTLDLLYRHHAIPPMIVVSADLTAGQPERDWEGLDLPGGPKLETFLTGPVVSAVDGRYRTVRDRAARALGGMSGGAFAALNIGLHHTGEFGVLLLTLPYDAPGDVRAQFHGDTAAIERNTPRDYLRGMVFPDPVAVFVAAGSHDGGDVARARELAGRLTADGQRATVHVEPGLPHTWRTARATLPYLLVFAGNTFPAVG; encoded by the coding sequence ATGAACGGGTTCGCGGCGGACGTCACGGTCCCGGCGGACGTGGCGCGCTACTGCCGCGCCACCGGGCCGTTCGAATCGCCGCTGATCTGGCTGGGGTTCGGCGCGGCCGCGGTCGTGCTGCTGGTGGTGGCGCTGCGGTGGCGGCACCGGCGGCGGATCCGGCGGCGGGCGCGGGTCGCCGCGGCGCTCTGCCTGCTGGTGGCCGCCCTGACCGGGGTCAACGGCTACGTCGGGTACGTGCGCGACCGGCACGACTTCGCGATGCTGCTGGAACGCGCGGACGGCCCGGCAGCCGCGCTGGGCCGGCTGGTCGACGACGGCGGGGACCCGCACGTCCGGCGCGCCGACCGGCGCACGCCCGCCGGTCCGGACGCCCCGCGGCTGGACTCGTTCGACCTGGCCGACCCTGCCGACGGGATCCCCTCCGGGCGGATCTACGTCCTGCTGCCGCCCGGCTACGCCGATTCCACGCGCTCCTACCCGGTGGTCTACCTGCTGCACGGCTACCCGTTCGGGTCCTCCCAGGACTGGCTGACCGCGGGTGACGCGCCCGGCACGCTGGACCTGCTCTACCGCCACCACGCGATCCCGCCGATGATCGTGGTGAGCGCCGATCTGACCGCCGGGCAGCCGGAACGCGACTGGGAGGGCCTGGACCTGCCCGGCGGGCCGAAGCTGGAGACGTTCCTGACCGGACCGGTGGTGTCCGCTGTGGACGGCCGCTACCGCACGGTGCGCGACCGCGCCGCCCGCGCGCTCGGCGGGATGTCCGGTGGGGCGTTCGCCGCGCTGAACATCGGGCTGCACCACACCGGCGAGTTCGGCGTGCTGCTGCTCACCCTGCCCTACGACGCGCCCGGGGACGTCCGGGCGCAGTTCCACGGCGACACCGCCGCGATCGAGCGCAACACCCCGCGCGACTACCTGCGCGGGATGGTGTTCCCCGATCCGGTCGCGGTGTTCGTCGCGGCCGGGTCGCACGACGGCGGGGACGTGGCCCGGGCGCGGGAGCTGGCCGGGAGGCTGACCGCCGACGGGCAGCGCGCGACGGTGCACGTCGAACCGGGTCTCCCGCACACCTGGCGGACCGCGCGCGCCACCCTGCCCTACCTGCTGGTGTTCGCCGGGAACACCTTCCCGGCGGTGGGGTGA
- a CDS encoding alpha/beta hydrolase-fold protein: MTTLAEMSLTGWWPVRVVLLAALVVAGVLVWRLRRRWARVALTAVAVVLAAANVLAAVNASYGYYLTVGQAIGLPGRDAASLQQLDRAGVPGSGQLVTLTIPARAAHFAARPAQVYLPPAWFARPRPNLPVVVLLHGTPGAPGDWTDGGGATATLDAWAAAHGGTAPIVVMPDINGAFDADSECVDGPAGQAETYLTQDVTSFVTSRFFTRPAGRHWAVAGLSEGGSCALTLALRHPRIFGTFADFSGLAGPRTGDGNDVGDTIPALFSGSAAEFDAHEPAWLLTHRRYPGLGGWFEVGDADGDPLAAAQQLEPRAAAAGIATRLVVVPGGGHDFFLWRQAFADALPWLVARLSG; this comes from the coding sequence GTGACCACCCTTGCCGAAATGTCGCTGACCGGCTGGTGGCCGGTGCGGGTCGTGCTGCTGGCCGCGCTGGTCGTCGCCGGGGTGCTCGTCTGGCGGCTGCGACGGCGGTGGGCGCGGGTCGCGCTCACCGCCGTGGCCGTGGTGCTGGCCGCGGCGAACGTGCTCGCCGCGGTCAACGCGTCCTACGGCTACTACCTCACCGTCGGGCAGGCGATCGGGCTGCCCGGCCGCGACGCCGCGTCCCTGCAGCAGCTCGATCGCGCCGGCGTGCCCGGGTCCGGGCAGCTCGTCACCCTCACCATCCCCGCGCGCGCCGCGCACTTCGCGGCTCGGCCGGCCCAGGTCTACCTCCCGCCCGCGTGGTTCGCCCGGCCCCGGCCGAACCTGCCGGTCGTGGTGCTCCTGCACGGCACTCCGGGCGCACCCGGCGACTGGACCGACGGCGGTGGCGCCACCGCCACCCTGGACGCCTGGGCCGCCGCCCACGGCGGCACCGCCCCGATCGTGGTGATGCCCGACATCAACGGGGCCTTCGACGCCGACAGCGAATGCGTCGACGGCCCGGCCGGGCAGGCCGAGACCTACCTGACGCAGGACGTGACCTCGTTCGTCACCAGCCGGTTCTTCACCCGCCCTGCCGGGCGGCACTGGGCCGTGGCCGGATTGTCCGAGGGCGGTTCCTGCGCGCTCACGCTCGCGCTGCGCCATCCCCGGATTTTCGGTACCTTCGCCGACTTCAGCGGGCTGGCCGGGCCCCGCACGGGTGACGGCAACGACGTCGGAGACACCATCCCGGCGCTGTTCTCCGGTTCGGCCGCCGAGTTCGACGCGCACGAGCCGGCCTGGCTGCTGACCCACCGCCGGTATCCCGGGCTCGGCGGGTGGTTCGAGGTCGGCGACGCCGACGGCGACCCGCTCGCCGCCGCGCAGCAGCTCGAACCGAGGGCCGCCGCCGCGGGCATCGCCACCCGCCTGGTCGTGGTGCCCGGCGGGGGGCACGACTTCTTCCTGTGGCGGCAGGCGTTCGCCGACGCGCTGCCCTGGCTCGTGGCCCGGCTGTCCGGCTGA
- a CDS encoding L-lactate permease → MYRQVLDPVAGSLAWSSLVAAIPLLTLFILLGILRMTAWLAALVSLAVSLVVAIVVYPMPAGPAFLSASEGAAFGFFPILWIVINAIWIYNMTVATGHFDVLRRSFARVSDDQRIQGVIIAFSFGALLEALAGFGTPVAITSVMLIALGFRPLKAATVALVANTAPVAFGALAVPITTLATVSGLPLHALSSMVGRQTPVLGVFVPLALVFIIDGKRGMRQTWPAAMVCGIVFALAQFAVSNYVGAPLTDIVASLLSAGAVVVFLRVWRPAESYVEGVGVRTTAGAAAAAAGGTERTGGGSTATMARPPRPPAGGGNGGTGGNGGNGGMGAESGRGAERDRGVEVFRAYAPYLIIIAVFALAQVPVIKDALTSVTKTFNWPGLHIQSSSGKASTLSQFKFDWLDAAGTLLIIAGLLTIPVIGIRPARALRAYLATYRQLATAIVTVMAVLALAYVMNASGQTATLGTWMAGAGGIFALISPILGWLGVAVTGSDTSSNSLFGALQVVAAQKAGLSTTLLAAANSSGGVLGKMISPQNLAIAAAAVGMAGREGDLFRRVLVWSVVFVAVMCVLVYLQSTPVLAWMVP, encoded by the coding sequence ATGTACCGCCAGGTTCTCGACCCGGTCGCCGGGTCGCTCGCGTGGTCCTCGCTCGTCGCGGCGATTCCGCTGCTCACACTGTTCATCCTGCTCGGCATCCTGCGCATGACCGCGTGGCTGGCCGCGCTGGTCTCGCTCGCGGTCTCCCTGGTCGTCGCCATCGTGGTGTACCCGATGCCGGCCGGGCCCGCGTTCCTGTCCGCGTCCGAGGGCGCGGCGTTCGGATTCTTCCCGATCCTGTGGATCGTGATCAACGCGATCTGGATCTACAACATGACCGTGGCGACCGGGCACTTCGACGTGCTGCGGCGCTCGTTCGCGCGGGTCAGCGACGATCAGCGGATCCAGGGTGTGATCATCGCGTTCTCCTTCGGCGCGTTGCTGGAGGCGCTGGCCGGGTTCGGCACACCGGTCGCGATCACCAGCGTCATGCTGATCGCGCTGGGTTTCCGGCCGCTCAAGGCCGCCACGGTCGCGCTGGTGGCCAACACCGCGCCGGTGGCGTTCGGCGCGCTGGCCGTGCCGATCACCACGCTCGCGACCGTCAGCGGGCTGCCGCTGCACGCGCTGTCGTCGATGGTCGGCCGCCAGACGCCGGTGCTCGGCGTGTTCGTGCCGCTCGCGCTGGTGTTCATCATCGACGGCAAGCGCGGAATGCGGCAGACCTGGCCGGCCGCGATGGTGTGCGGCATCGTGTTCGCGCTGGCCCAGTTCGCGGTCTCCAACTACGTCGGCGCACCGCTGACCGACATCGTCGCGTCGCTGCTGTCCGCCGGCGCGGTCGTGGTGTTCCTGCGCGTGTGGCGCCCGGCCGAGTCCTATGTGGAGGGCGTCGGCGTGCGCACGACCGCGGGCGCGGCAGCCGCCGCGGCCGGCGGTACCGAGCGCACCGGTGGCGGGTCCACCGCCACGATGGCCCGGCCGCCGCGGCCACCCGCCGGCGGCGGGAACGGCGGAACCGGCGGGAACGGCGGGAACGGCGGGATGGGCGCGGAATCCGGCCGCGGTGCGGAACGCGACCGCGGGGTCGAGGTGTTCCGCGCCTACGCGCCGTACCTGATCATCATCGCGGTGTTCGCGCTCGCGCAGGTGCCGGTGATCAAGGACGCCCTCACCAGCGTCACGAAGACGTTCAACTGGCCCGGGCTGCACATCCAGTCGTCCAGCGGCAAGGCGTCCACCCTGTCGCAGTTCAAGTTCGACTGGCTGGACGCCGCCGGCACCCTGCTGATCATCGCCGGGCTGCTGACCATCCCGGTCATCGGTATCCGGCCGGCCCGCGCCCTGCGCGCGTACCTCGCCACCTACCGGCAGCTCGCCACCGCGATCGTCACGGTGATGGCCGTGCTCGCCCTGGCCTACGTCATGAACGCCAGCGGCCAGACCGCGACGCTGGGCACCTGGATGGCCGGCGCGGGCGGGATCTTCGCGCTGATCTCGCCGATCCTCGGCTGGCTGGGCGTGGCCGTGACCGGTTCGGACACCTCGTCGAACTCGCTGTTCGGCGCGCTGCAGGTGGTGGCCGCGCAGAAGGCGGGGCTGTCGACCACACTGCTGGCCGCGGCCAACTCCTCCGGTGGTGTGCTCGGCAAGATGATCAGCCCGCAGAACCTCGCGATCGCCGCGGCGGCGGTCGGGATGGCCGGCCGGGAGGGCGATCTGTTCCGCCGGGTGCTGGTGTGGAGCGTGGTGTTCGTCGCGGTGATGTGCGTGCTGGTGTACCTCCAGTCCACCCCGGTGCTCGCGTGGATGGTGCCCTGA
- a CDS encoding (Fe-S)-binding protein, producing MTGPAFDEHHPPSADLLDDCVHCGFCLPTCPTYQLWGEEMDSPRGRIYLMGLGVEGEPMTPEMVQHFDACLGCMACVTACPSGVQYDKLIEATRAQVERRHPRPPRERLLRNAIFSVFPYPRRLHALRGPLRAYQASGAGGVVRRVLGRAFPRLAALESLAPPLGPFESVPERMPARGTRRGTVGMLLGCVQREFFPGVNAATARVLAAEGFDVVAPRVQGCCGALSVHNGREDEAQSFARKLIDAFDDAGADWIAVNAAGCGSAMKEYGDLLADDPAYAGRAREFAGRVRDVSELLAEQGTVAPRHPLPVTVAYHDACHLAHAQGIRAQPRRLLREIPDLILREIPEAEICCGSAGIYNILNPRAGGELGERKARNVLTTGAPLLVTANPGCLMQVAAALDALGEPMRLAHTIEVLDASIRGLPAEQVGWARSRPDAPLP from the coding sequence ATGACCGGCCCCGCGTTCGACGAGCACCACCCGCCCTCGGCCGACCTCCTCGACGACTGCGTGCACTGCGGGTTCTGCCTGCCCACCTGCCCCACCTACCAGCTGTGGGGCGAGGAGATGGACTCGCCGCGCGGCCGGATCTACCTGATGGGCCTGGGTGTCGAGGGCGAGCCGATGACGCCGGAGATGGTGCAGCACTTCGACGCCTGCCTCGGGTGCATGGCCTGCGTGACCGCCTGTCCCTCGGGCGTGCAGTACGACAAGCTGATCGAGGCGACCCGCGCCCAGGTCGAGCGGCGCCACCCACGTCCGCCGCGGGAACGCCTGCTGCGCAACGCGATCTTCAGCGTCTTCCCGTACCCGCGGCGGCTGCACGCCCTGCGCGGACCGCTGCGGGCCTACCAGGCCAGTGGTGCGGGCGGTGTGGTGCGCCGCGTGCTGGGCCGCGCGTTCCCCCGGCTGGCCGCGCTGGAGTCGCTCGCCCCGCCGCTAGGGCCGTTCGAGAGCGTGCCGGAACGGATGCCGGCGCGCGGTACCCGGCGGGGCACCGTCGGCATGCTGCTCGGGTGCGTGCAGCGCGAGTTCTTCCCCGGCGTCAACGCCGCCACCGCCCGCGTGCTCGCCGCCGAGGGGTTCGACGTGGTGGCCCCGCGCGTCCAGGGCTGCTGCGGTGCGCTCAGCGTCCACAACGGACGGGAGGACGAAGCGCAGTCGTTCGCGCGCAAGCTGATCGACGCCTTCGACGACGCCGGCGCGGACTGGATCGCGGTGAACGCGGCCGGGTGCGGCTCGGCGATGAAGGAGTACGGCGACCTGCTCGCCGACGACCCGGCCTACGCGGGCCGGGCACGCGAGTTCGCCGGCCGCGTGCGGGACGTCTCCGAACTGCTCGCCGAGCAGGGCACGGTGGCGCCCCGGCACCCGCTCCCGGTCACCGTCGCCTACCACGACGCCTGCCACCTGGCGCACGCGCAAGGGATCCGTGCGCAACCGCGCCGGCTGCTGCGCGAGATCCCGGACCTGATCCTGCGCGAAATCCCGGAAGCCGAGATCTGCTGCGGCTCGGCCGGGATCTACAACATCCTCAACCCCCGCGCCGGGGGTGAGCTGGGCGAGCGAAAGGCGCGCAACGTGCTCACCACGGGCGCGCCGCTGCTGGTCACCGCCAACCCGGGGTGCCTGATGCAGGTGGCCGCCGCGCTCGACGCACTCGGCGAGCCGATGCGGCTCGCCCACACGATCGAGGTGCTCGACGCCTCGATCCGGGGACTCCCGGCCGAGCAGGTCGGGTGGGCGCGTTCGCGCCCGGACGCTCCGCTTCCGTGA